One stretch of Daphnia pulicaria isolate SC F1-1A chromosome 8, SC_F0-13Bv2, whole genome shotgun sequence DNA includes these proteins:
- the LOC124312629 gene encoding uncharacterized protein LOC124312629, with the protein MSPFNKASTTTRNRQPNGMHRCILNFFLLLYSATVAVGSPTTVLDQIDLSGGSADNETATTPGSSSTPTTTNSKIIIDSSDDIIPIQSEYDSVRSSVIFFSASLSMFGAIGIILFFRKCVNCPNGQQDGQTRHGRHHYYTAGGEIAHFRTLVSRNPNVVTAVELDDTLDVDVTGIDVPLTPSPNTKLANSEEDEEINSPSTHRTTCHLPLISIGLADSTSGFRFYDDDDDDEQEDDDEEENDDVQPAVVCT; encoded by the exons ATGTCACCATTTAACAAGGCCTCGACGACAACAAGAAATAGACAGCCAAACGGAATGCATCGCtgcattttgaatttcttcctCTTGTTGTACTCGGCAACGGTCGCTGTCGGCAGCCCAACAACAG TATTGGACCAGATAGACTTGAGCGGAGGATCGGCAGACAACGAGACGGCCACGACTCCTGGGAGCAGTTCAACGCCGACCACGACCAATTCCAAGATCATCATCGATTCATCAGACGACATCATTCCGATCCAATCCGAGTATGACTCAGTCCGCAGTTCCGTCATATTTTTCAGCGCTTCCCTGTCCATGTTCGGCGCAATTGGCATCATCCTTTTCTTCCGCAAGTGTGTCAACTGCCCCAACGGACAACAGGACGGACAGACCCGTCACGGACGCCACCATTACTACACGGCAGGTGGCGAAATTGCCCATTTCAGGACTCTGGTGAGTcgaaatccaaatgtcgtgacGGCAGTCGAGCTGGACGACACGCTCGACGTCGATGTCACAGGGATCGACGTGCCCTTGACTCCGTCACCCAACACCAAACTGGCGAATAGCGAGGAAGACGAGGAAATCAATTCGCCGTCAACCCATCGAACTACTTGTCATCTTCCTCTCATTTCAATCGGACTGGCAGACTCAACGTCTGGATTTCGTTTctatgacgacgacgacgacgacgaacaagaagacgacgatgaagaagaaaacgacgacGTACAGCCGGCAGTAGTTTGCACGTAA
- the LOC124312665 gene encoding CB1 cannabinoid receptor-interacting protein 1-like, with product MGSFRLTLSLHKEPDNKPVFCKVDGQRFAQPRTVKFLADSKYRVDVNIRPAKTVRGIAVMEKSLEVTDNSSKLEDENASSYSAQFQLDNLQPSKKGQRESVSLHVKLDGGYEFTTTLQIKIYKANSTQHCDWGTTVHSIEYECHTDQQNNSIKIVKDTFR from the exons ATGGGGTCCTTCAGATTGACGTTGAGTCTCCACAAAGAGCCGGATAACAAGCCCGTCTTTTGCAAAGTGGACGGACAACGATTCGCTCAGCCGAGGACCGTCAAATTCCTGGCCGATAGCAAATACCGGGTCGACGTCAACATCCGTCCCGCCAAAACCGTCAG GGGGATCGCCGTGATGGAAAAATCGCTTGAAGTGACTGACAACTCATCCAAACTGGAAGATGAAAACGCTTCCAGCTATTCGGCCCAATTCCAGCTAGACAATCTGCAACCATCAAAGAAAGGACAAAGGGAATCGGTTTCCTTGCATGTGAAG TTGGACGGCGGTTACGAGTTCACTACGACCTTGCAGATCAAAATCTATAAAGCAAACAGTACCCAACATTGCGACTGGGGCACGACCGTTCACTCCATCGAGTACGAATGTCACACTGACCAGCAAAACAACAGCATTAAAATCGTCAAAGATACTTTCCGATAA
- the LOC124312664 gene encoding selenoprotein S-like: protein MTESDEWATVETVVDEELDSNHHETIHKQGPSGIEQGILEKILFILSNTNPWLLLFIVVGIYYLVQKFWFSSQRTSSDEYSTFSSEEILARQEAVELARRQMQEQYDKKAREHAIKQKEKEELLRQEKLKNLEKYGTKLGRSSKTLAAETSNDQLQQSVIKKKSDKSKLKPEYNPLMGDGSSGVCYRPTRRGGGAGGG, encoded by the exons atgacaGAATCGGACGAATGGGCTACGGTTGAGACCGTAGTTGACGAGGAATTGGATAGTAATCACCACGAAACTATCCACAAGCAGGGACCAAGTGGCATTGAACAGGGTATTTTAGAGAAAA TTCTTTTCATCCTCAGTAATACCAATCCATGGCTACTTCTTTTTATTGTGGTTGGTATTTATTACCTTGTGCAGaagttttggttttcttctcaAAGGACCAGCTCAGATGAATATTCAACTTTTA GCTCAGAAGAGATCCTTGCAAGGCAAGAGGCTGTCGAGCTAGCTAGAAGACAAATGCAAGAACAGTATGATAAAAAAGCTAGAGAACACGCCATAAAGCAAAAGGAG AAAGAGGAACTCTTACGCCAAGAGAAGTTAAAGAACTTGGAGAAATACGGAACCAAGTTGGGTAGAAGCAGTAAAACACTTGCAGCAGAAACAAGTAATGATCAGCTGCAACAGAGtgtaatcaaaaagaaatctgACAAATCTAAGTTGAAGCCAG AGTACAATCCATTGATGGGGGATGGAAGCAGTGGCGTCTGCTACCGTCCGACTAGGCGTGGAGGAGGAGCTGGAGGTGGATGA